TCTTAAGCCAAGACCATAAGAATATCCAAGTAAGAGATACCGCTTTTTCTGCGGAATTTTCTTCTTTTTGTACTTCTCTGAGAAAAGAGTTTGACCAACAGTTAAATTTTTGGCAAGAAAACAGGCCTTTGTTGCGTACTTGCACGTTAAAAGCAGACTATTCTCTTGTATTGGCGGCGAAAAGTTTTTCTTTGCGTGCCAAAACCCTCTCAAGATCTGCTGATGATTTTTCCACCGCTTACAATAACTTCAACCGATTTTATAAAAAATATACATTAGAAAAATTACCGGTTTGGTTATTAACATCTTGTTGTGATGATTTAAACAACTTAACCGGAAAAATTTTATTCTTATCCAGAGAAGTATCCAAAAAAACGGGGGAGGCCAAATGATGGACAAAACCGAAAAGACAAGCCTTTATTATCAGCGAATGAACCTTATTTGTTTAACAATTATTGCTGCCGGTATCATTACAGCCGGACTTATCTATACCCGCGCCTTAATGATTCCATTGGTCATTGCCATTTTTGCTTACACGATTTTAGGACAAGCGGCTTCTTTGTTGCATCGGCGGTTTAATTTTCCGGCTTGGGCTGCGCTAACGGTGGCTATTCTCTTTTTTGTTTTGTGTTTTTCGGGCATTATTTATTTTACGGTCAACTCTGTGGGAAACTTTCTTAAAGAGGCGGAGATGTATCGTGATAATTTGCTCGGCTCCGTATCTGATGTGCTTACCAAACTCTCCGAACGCGGCATAGATTTGGACCGCACCTCTATTATGGCCTATTTAAAAGATTTGCCGTTATTTGCCTGGTTTAAAAATTTCGGTGGGCAGTTGTTCTCCCTCTTTTCCAACTCTACTTTGATTATTCTGTTTATTATTTTCTTGTTATTGGGAGAGAAAAAGTTGCTGGCGGCCTCCCCCAACAAAACCGTACAAGAAATGCTATCCAACATTTCCAAATATCTTTCCGTCAAACTTACCACCTCTTTGGTGACAGCATTAATTGTTTGGTTTATTTTAGTGCTTTTTAAAGTTAAAATGGCCTTCTTATTTGGCTTGTTAACTTTCTTGCTCAATTTTATTCCTAGTGTCGGCTCTATTATTGCAGTGCTTTTGCCGGCTCCGGTGTTGTTTTTGCAATACGGTGCGGGAACGAACTTTTTTGTAGTGTTGGGTTTAATGACTGCCACTCAATTTACGATCGGCAATTTAATTGAGCCGCACATGATGGGAGACGGTATGGACTTGCACCCCGTAGTGGTGATTGCTTCTTTAATCTTTTGGAGTTTGGTATGGGGTGTACCGGGAGCCTTCTTATCTGTTCCCATTACTGCTTCCATTAAAATTGTGTTAAGCAAAATGAAGCACACTCGGCCGGTGGCAGAACTACTAGCAGGCAGACTTCCACAATAAAATTTAACCCCGCTTCAAAAGCGGGGTTTTTGTTGTCCGGATATTTTTATTCCATCTAATAACAGGAACTAGACATACCCCCACCCACAAGACATGTTGTCCCGCTTTCGCTGTTAACAAACCCCCAATCAGCACAATCCCCATTGCACATACGTCTTTCGGGCGGCAAAGCCACCGCTGACAAAATACCGATAATTAACACTACCACCAACAGTTCTATCAGTGTAAAACCGCTTGTATTTCTTTTTTAGATAAATTTTTCATCTAAAATCTCCTTTTTTGTTAATGTTTCTTATAAGAAAAATTTAACAAAAAAATTAGGTCAAGACTTTTTAAAATTTCTCTAAAACAAAAACCCCTCACCTGTCGGCGAGGGGTTTTAAAAAATATATTTCTATTGCACAGATACCGTTTCCGGGCCTTGTTCGTCTACAGAAAGTTCCGAGAAATCCGGCATTTCGCGGCGGACTCTATTAAACAGGTCAGAGGCCGTTGCGCGGCTGATAAAACTTTCCCATTCGGCAGGAGACATTTCAAAATCATCCATCACCACGAAGGAAATTTCCCGAGAGGAGTCTTTCCCCAACGGTTTCGTACGGGCATATTCACGCTCCAACTCCACATAACGGCTGGCGATGGCATAGTCTATATCTTCTTGCGTATAGCCCATTTGGTTGGCTTCTTCCGTTAAAGTATTGGTATCCACTATACCTTCCACTTTCGGCGTTTCTTGCTGTACTGAATCTGCATTAGCAGGGACAATAACTTGGCTGTTTTCGGAGAAAGAGGAAGAATCCTTTTCCACACTGGGGCCACCCGTTTCACGACCGGAAATCAAATTAGAACAGGCCGACGGATGGACAATAAAATAAACACTCAACACAATGAGTAAAAGTACGGCTGATTTTAATAAAATTCTTATCACAAAATTCCTCCATTTCTTTTATAGAATAGCAAATTTTAACTTTTTAACAAAAATTTTTTATTTATTGGGCGCATTTTGCAGCACAGCCACACTCTGTATAAACTGCGGATTGGCAAAAATTTCCTGTAAAATTTTGGCAAATTCCGGATCTTGAGCATGTTTAGCCAAAACCTGCTGCAACTGTGGATACTGCTGCAATAAACGCGGCAATTCCGCCCCACTCAGTTGCGCCAAAGTAATTTCCTCTCCGGTTGCTTTGCGCAAATCTGCATAAAAAGCCTGTATTTTTGGATTTTGTTTATAATCATTTAATACGGAAATCAATGTTTCTTGGGCTTGTTGTTTGATAGCTTCCGGACCTAAAGGAGCATCTTCTAAAAAAATTTCTTCCTCTTTTATATCCGGCAGTTTGGCAAAAACAGGCATTTGCGGCGCAGCGGGAGTATAATCTATCGGCACATTGTGAAAAGTATAAGTAGCCGGTTCTTCTTCGATTTGTTGCGCCACATAACTTTCGTACATGCGATACACTCTCACGCCTGCTATAAAAGCCAGACCCACTATGATAATCGTTAAAAAGAACCGGCTTGTTTTGCTCATAAAATTAGTCTTCAATGCCCACAAGTTCTACTGTAAATATTAAAGTAGAACCGGCCGGGATTACCCCTACCGGACGGTTGCCGTATGCTGTTTCGGCAGGGCAAACCACTGTGGCTTTAGAGGAAGGACGCATTTGCTGCAAGGCTTTGGTCCAGCAGGGCACCACGTCTGTTAATTTGGTCGTAAAAGTTTCATTACGGTCGTAAGAACTGTCAAATTTAGTACCATCGACCAATTTCCCCTCATAATGTACGGTCACTTTGCTATCTGTTTTAGGAGTACGGCCCTTTCCTTTTTTAGCCAGTTTAATCATGGCACCGTTATCTAATACTTTTACGCCCTTTTCTTTGGAAAAGTTCTCCAAATATTCTTTTTGTTCCTGTAGATGTCTTTGGCTAATAATTTCAGCATCTTTTTGGTACTTTTCAATAATCTGGGCCTTATAATCGTCCAATTTGGTTTGGGATTCTTTATTAAGCAAACTGTCTCTCATACCTTGAGAAAGAGCTTTATAATCGTCTTCATTATCCAAAATCAACTGACGTTTCAAATTATCTCCCAACAAAAAACCTAAAGAGTACAACATTTTATTGCGCTCGGCAGGATCTTGCACCGGTTCGGCAGTTTCTTGTACGGCCGTTTCTGCCGGCACTTGCTCTGAAGCGGCAACGGTTTCTTGCGCAGAAGCAGAAACGAATAAAGAAAAGACAAATAAGAGTGTTAATAGTTTTTTCATATTTTCTCCTGTTATTTTGTTTTTAAATAATTGGTTAAACGTTTTATGATTTCTGAAGAGGCTCTACTGCCTAAACTTTCCATACTTTTTCTGACAGAGTCTTCTCTGCGGCCCGTACCGGCACGATCATGCAAGGTAAAACTGGCAAACGTGGTGCCGGCTTGCAAATCACGCAAATGTACGGCGGCACTGGTAGTAGCCCATTCCAATCCTTTCAAGCGTTCTGAGCCATAGCCGTCCACTTTGGCATCGGCTTCCACAGACAATAAGGCTGATGTATCATTAGGGCTTACGGCACTCAATCCCATTTGGTTGACAGAGTCTATTAATTTGGAAATTAAAAGGTCATTTTCTTCACCACGTACAATGACAGCCACTTTTACGGCTGCCAAGCGATCACTATAGAGTTTTTTATAAGTGTTAAAACGTTCGCTTTCATAGCCGGTGTGGTCCTGACTGACAAAAACATATAAATCTTGCACTGTATTACGTTTTAAAATCAATGGCTCCATAGCAAAAGCGGCCTTCAAACCCACAAATTTATCTTCCGTTGCTTGCAATTTGGCAGCCAAAGCTCCCAGCTGTGCATCTAAAGCATTTGCCGGCACTTGCAAAATAAGTTCTGCCGTTTGGCGTTTTAAAACTGCTAAGGCAAAATAATTTTTGGGTTCTTTTTGGCTTTTATCCCGCCAAACTTTCTCCACTTGCGCATTAGCCATAATATCATCTAATTGTGCTACCACAGATACTTCCGGCACATTCTGAACAAAACTTTGACGCATATTATTTAGTGCGGCAACGGAGGCACTTTCTTTCGTGGGGCCTTCACCGGCTACCACATAGTACGCATGCTGATCGTATTTGCTCATCTGATAACTGACGGTATTTTTATTAACACCGGCACATGCCCCTAAGGACAAAGCCCAACACAAAACTAACCATTTTTTCATTTTTTCCCCTCACTTAGCCGTGCGATAATGCAAATATACACGGGCATTTGGTTTTACTTCTACATCTTCAAATCGATGCTCTCCTACTATATTACCAAATCCATCTTTAAAGCGCAGGCGAAAATCCTGCCTGCCGGGAGGCACATAAAAACGAGTCATACGTATTTGCGCAGGCAATGTAAACCATTGTCTGGTATCAGCCCTTTCTGTAATGGCGCCTAAAAAATTAACAAACATTTCCGCCAGTTGCCCGACGCTTTCATCTGAGGAGGCCTGATACATGGCATGGCGCGCTTGTACGGCGGCAGTACGTTTAGCGGCAGCTCTAATAGCCATGCGCAATAAAGTAGAGTTTTCTTTGTTCTTAAGTTCTTTCCGTACCATTTCAGCCACATCTGCCATAACCAAAGTAGGATATATTTCTCCACTCTGGGTGATAACATCTGAATTTTTAATATAATAAGGCTGGTCCTCCAACACCGGATAAGATACAGTGATACTATTGCCCAAAAGACCCGTCATGATAGCATTTCTTACTTCGGGGCTGAGTTCTGTTGAACTTTCGGTTGAATGTCTGGACCAAAGCAACACTTCCCCCCAACCGACCTGAAAAGTTTGGCTTTTCTTTAAAGGAATTAGACCATTGGAATGGATAAGAATAATTTCCCCCCAATTTTTCACATAAGAGCCAAAAATCGGATCCTGCCTCAGGCCTCTTTTTCCGTCCGTCAAACCGTAGGCCTGAAGCGCGCGCATGCGCGAAATGCGGGCATCATCTCTTTTGCCGGCCGATTCAAAAATCAAGCTGGCAAAATATTGCAAAAAAGCATTTTCCTGAAAATCTTTTCTACCGCGCTGACCATCTAAATAATAAACGGCCTTGTTCGCTTCTACCAAAGCACCGTTTAACTCTCCTCGTTTCAAAAAATTCATGGCGCGATAATAGTAGGTAAATTCTCTTTCAAAAGAGGAAGGATAGTAAGGAATTGTTAAATCGTTGATTAAATATTGCCCCGCATAACCTGTGGCACTTTTTGTAAAAAGTTCATCTATCTTATCTTGCGCTTGGGCCATTTGTATATCACTTGCAGCATATTCTTGCGCTTCATGCAATACAGTTCCGCTATCTAAATAATACAACAACGCATCTTTTTGTTTATATTCCTTATTTTTGGCAGATTCAATTTTTTGAATAGCCGCAGGGAATTGCCCCGCCGCTAACAATTTATTAATTTCCTTTTTATGGCGTAAAGAAGGCGCGCTGCACGCTGAGCAGCACAAGAGAACTGTCAGAAGTGTAAGGTGGCGCGCCTTCATAAAATTTACCAGCTGGTTTTGCTACGAGTCACGTATTTTTTAATTTGCTTTTGACCGTTCCAAACAATCTTATTGCTTTCAATATCAATCAGTTTCAAATTCACTTGATAAAAAACAACAGCTTTATTGCTCTGTGAGTCCACAATGGAATTAATTACACCGGAAAGCATATAGTCGGCTCCAATTTCACGACCAAATGCTTTGCGAGTTTCTTCGCTGGCAAATTCATCTTGCTCCAAACGTTCCTCCCGCAATTCTCCGCGTTCTTCACGGCTGGCAACAAATTCCACCTTGCCGGAGTTAATCAAAGCGCGCTGCATTTCTTCTATAAAAGTAGCAGTGTTGATATGTTCCATACTGTCATTGGCTACGCTGCCCACAATGACCACAGGTTCTTTGCCCAAGCGAGTTGTGGCTTTGCTATACCAACCGGAGTTCAAGCAATCTTGAATCATCTCTGAAGCCACCATTTGAGAATCCGCATCATTCCAACGGCCACTGACATCTTTAATCAACCGGCTGTCCACCCGCTCTACTTTGGTGGCACAAGCAAATATAAATGGCAAAACCAAAAGACTTATTAACAGTTTTTTCATTTCTTCCTCTCCTATTTTGATTCCTAGTTTTTACCAGGTTCTACTTACATTGTAGCAAAAGAAATGTTAAGAAAAACCCCCACTTTTTAAGCGGGGGTTTTTGACAAGATATAAATAATCTAATCTTGATATTTTTTAGACTTGTAGTGCGTATGCAAGAGCTCATGCGCCACAGGGCCGCCTATCTTATCCAAAATGCGTCCGTACAAGGCTTGCACGCCGCTATTGTCTTGAGATTTATAGGCCAACTCCGTATCTTCTTGATACAAGCCTTGAGCACGCGTTTTGCGCAAAGACCAACCTTCAAACTGAGGTTGACCGGCACCGGCCACACAACCGCCCTGACAAGACATAACTTCA
This is a stretch of genomic DNA from Elusimicrobiaceae bacterium. It encodes these proteins:
- a CDS encoding AI-2E family transporter, with protein sequence MMDKTEKTSLYYQRMNLICLTIIAAGIITAGLIYTRALMIPLVIAIFAYTILGQAASLLHRRFNFPAWAALTVAILFFVLCFSGIIYFTVNSVGNFLKEAEMYRDNLLGSVSDVLTKLSERGIDLDRTSIMAYLKDLPLFAWFKNFGGQLFSLFSNSTLIILFIIFLLLGEKKLLAASPNKTVQEMLSNISKYLSVKLTTSLVTALIVWFILVLFKVKMAFLFGLLTFLLNFIPSVGSIIAVLLPAPVLFLQYGAGTNFFVVLGLMTATQFTIGNLIEPHMMGDGMDLHPVVVIASLIFWSLVWGVPGAFLSVPITASIKIVLSKMKHTRPVAELLAGRLPQ
- the lpoB gene encoding penicillin-binding protein activator LpoB, with the translated sequence MKKLLISLLVLPFIFACATKVERVDSRLIKDVSGRWNDADSQMVASEMIQDCLNSGWYSKATTRLGKEPVVIVGSVANDSMEHINTATFIEEMQRALINSGKVEFVASREERGELREERLEQDEFASEETRKAFGREIGADYMLSGVINSIVDSQSNKAVVFYQVNLKLIDIESNKIVWNGQKQIKKYVTRSKTSW
- a CDS encoding FKBP-type peptidyl-prolyl cis-trans isomerase encodes the protein MKKLLTLLFVFSLFVSASAQETVAASEQVPAETAVQETAEPVQDPAERNKMLYSLGFLLGDNLKRQLILDNEDDYKALSQGMRDSLLNKESQTKLDDYKAQIIEKYQKDAEIISQRHLQEQKEYLENFSKEKGVKVLDNGAMIKLAKKGKGRTPKTDSKVTVHYEGKLVDGTKFDSSYDRNETFTTKLTDVVPCWTKALQQMRPSSKATVVCPAETAYGNRPVGVIPAGSTLIFTVELVGIED